In the Limanda limanda chromosome 1, fLimLim1.1, whole genome shotgun sequence genome, one interval contains:
- the LOC133005104 gene encoding ADP-ribosylation factor-like protein 3, whose amino-acid sequence MVREDVNPLRLTKDCNSNQGNMGLLSILRRLKQSPDQEVRLLLLGLDNAGKTTLLKQLAAEDISHITPTQGFNIKCVQSAGFKLNVWDIGGQRNIRPYWRNYFENTDVLIYVIDSSDKKRFEETSLELAELLEEEMLAAVPLLIFANKQDLMSATAASELAESLSLHTIRDRMWQVQACSAVTAEGIQDGMNWVCRNIKFRKK is encoded by the exons ATGGTCAGGGAAGATGTTAATCCACTCAGACTGACCAAGGACTGCAACAGCAACCAGGGAAACATG GGCCTGTTGTCCATTCTACGGCGGCTGAAACAGTCCCCAGACCAGGAGGTGCGCTTGCTCTTGTTAGGTCTCGACAATGCTGGGAAGACCACTCTGCTGAAACAGCTGGCAGCTGAAGATATCAGCCACATCACCCCAACTCAA GGCTTCAATATAAAGTGTGTTCAGTCCGCTGGCTTCAAGTTGAATGTTTGGGACATTGGAGGTCAGCGTAATATCCGTCCTTACTGGAGGAACTACTTTGAGAACACAGATGTGCTG ATctatgtgattgacagctcggACAAGAAAAGGTTTGAAGAGACAAGCCTG GAGCTggctgagctgctggaggaggagatgcttGCTGCCGTGCCACTGCTAATCTTTGCTAACAAGCAGGATCTGATGTCAGCCACGGCGGCCTCGGAGCTGGCAGAGAGTCTCAGTCTGCACACGATCCGGGATCGCATGTGGCAGGTCCAGGCCTGCTCAGCAGTCACTGCTGAGGGAATTCAG GATGGGATGAACTGGGTTTGCAGAAATATAAAGTTTCGGAAGAAGTAA